In Pseudonocardia cypriaca, a single genomic region encodes these proteins:
- a CDS encoding DUF2961 domain-containing protein has product MPPAQSQSQPRVCDGAELATEWAFQDELRSRPDPEVVTFSAPYSGYPFYSVRDTTRASPFATPMPPSHGLYRWHLPAPIYFEERLKVTVQQIGAWDHGLFERQDDISTTAYWYLSPSPAPPSRRCRRQPTADPADGPDRRESG; this is encoded by the coding sequence ATGCCACCCGCTCAGAGTCAGAGCCAACCTCGCGTTTGCGATGGCGCGGAACTCGCAACCGAGTGGGCGTTCCAGGACGAGCTGCGTTCGCGTCCGGATCCGGAGGTCGTCACGTTCAGCGCCCCGTACTCCGGCTACCCGTTCTACTCGGTGCGCGACACCACCCGGGCGTCGCCGTTCGCGACGCCGATGCCCCCCTCCCACGGGCTCTACCGGTGGCACCTCCCCGCCCCGATCTACTTCGAGGAGCGGCTGAAGGTCACCGTCCAGCAGATCGGGGCGTGGGACCACGGCCTGTTCGAACGGCAGGACGACATCTCGACGACTGCGTACTGGTATCTCTCTCCGAGCCCAGCACCGCCATCCCGCCGTTGCCGTCGGCAGCCGACCGCCGACCCCGCTGACGGGCCGGATCGGCGAGAGTCGGGATGA
- a CDS encoding Rieske (2Fe-2S) protein has product MSAPEVSSHRLGPAHAIPVGEGRAFAVDGRQIAVFRPRAGSGIRALDAVCPHAGGPLADAQIDHMKIVCPLHGYAFSLSDGACLNGDLAVRTYPVREEDGEIVVDV; this is encoded by the coding sequence ATGAGCGCCCCGGAAGTGTCGAGCCATCGTCTTGGTCCGGCGCACGCCATCCCGGTGGGGGAAGGACGCGCCTTCGCCGTCGACGGGAGGCAGATCGCGGTGTTCCGGCCGCGAGCAGGCAGCGGCATCCGAGCGCTGGACGCGGTCTGCCCACATGCGGGCGGCCCGCTCGCCGACGCCCAGATCGACCACATGAAGATCGTCTGTCCGCTGCACGGTTACGCGTTCTCCCTGTCCGACGGTGCCTGCCTGAACGGCGATCTGGCCGTCCGGACCTATCCGGTGCGGGAGGAGGACGGCGAGATCGTCGTCGACGTGTGA
- a CDS encoding TetR/AcrR family transcriptional regulator, translating into MPRGLRADAQANYERLLEVAARTFAREGADTSLKAIAAEAGVGIGTLYRRFPTREDLIEATYRNETRRLCESAPQLLGRHSPTDAFRVWMECFVDYMLTKQGMADALPAILASRDALRLHSREALGEAVAVLLNAGIASGDFRADVAASDVLMALGGITLISGHEHQRDLASRLVSLLLDGLIAPRASASSI; encoded by the coding sequence ATGCCGCGCGGACTTCGCGCTGACGCACAGGCCAACTACGAGCGCCTGCTGGAGGTGGCTGCCCGCACCTTCGCCCGCGAGGGAGCGGACACCTCGCTCAAGGCCATCGCCGCGGAGGCGGGGGTCGGGATCGGAACGCTCTACCGCAGGTTCCCGACGCGCGAGGACCTGATCGAGGCGACCTACCGGAACGAGACGAGGCGCCTGTGCGAGTCGGCACCGCAGCTGCTGGGGAGGCACTCGCCGACGGACGCTTTCAGAGTCTGGATGGAGTGCTTCGTCGACTACATGCTGACCAAGCAGGGCATGGCCGACGCACTGCCGGCGATCCTCGCGTCCCGTGACGCGCTCCGCCTGCACAGCCGCGAGGCGCTCGGCGAGGCAGTCGCGGTACTGCTGAACGCCGGCATTGCATCGGGTGACTTCCGTGCGGACGTCGCGGCCTCCGACGTACTCATGGCACTCGGCGGGATCACCCTCATCAGCGGCCACGAGCACCAGCGCGATCTCGCCTCCCGGCTGGTCTCCCTGCTGCTCGACGGCCTCATCGCCCCTCGCGCGAGCGCATCCTCGATCTAG
- a CDS encoding molybdopterin oxidoreductase, which produces MHSSPRFLQGIFPFEGQGVDKPVLLHDGLTYTVPAGITTQPLYFRGGNSTAELITVVLVRDGAPMRYFPIGAKSDTHVALAVVEDIEDGTVLELQLAAPEGLAGTVVVDLGLVEV; this is translated from the coding sequence ATGCACAGCTCGCCCCGCTTCCTCCAGGGGATCTTCCCGTTCGAAGGTCAGGGGGTGGACAAGCCGGTGCTGCTGCACGACGGCCTCACGTACACGGTCCCGGCCGGGATCACCACGCAACCGCTGTACTTCCGGGGCGGCAACAGCACCGCCGAGCTGATCACGGTCGTCCTCGTCCGCGACGGCGCTCCGATGCGCTACTTCCCGATCGGCGCGAAGTCCGACACGCACGTCGCGCTCGCGGTGGTCGAGGACATCGAGGACGGCACGGTGCTCGAGTTGCAGCTCGCCGCACCGGAGGGTCTCGCCGGCACCGTCGTCGTCGACCTCGGGCTGGTGGAGGTGTGA
- a CDS encoding MaoC/PaaZ C-terminal domain-containing protein gives MKLGDPAASLVVDRAGELTAHVGNEIGISGWAALEEADVLGFAELTGDRHWIHTDPDRARAEVGLDGLLAHGFLVLSLITALGGQCYTVRRARRWTNYGLERLRFTAPVFPGDEFRLRLTLDDAAPEPAGTTRLDLGCLLERRNHDRPALVATWIVLVEEA, from the coding sequence GTGAAGCTTGGCGACCCGGCGGCATCACTGGTCGTCGACCGCGCCGGCGAGCTCACGGCGCACGTCGGCAACGAGATCGGCATCAGCGGGTGGGCCGCACTGGAGGAGGCCGACGTCCTCGGGTTCGCCGAGCTGACCGGGGACCGGCACTGGATCCACACCGACCCCGACCGAGCTCGTGCCGAGGTCGGCCTGGACGGCCTCCTCGCCCATGGGTTCCTCGTGCTCTCGCTGATCACGGCGCTGGGCGGCCAGTGCTACACCGTCCGCCGGGCGCGCAGGTGGACCAACTACGGCCTCGAACGGCTCCGGTTCACCGCGCCGGTGTTCCCCGGTGACGAGTTCCGCCTGCGGCTGACGCTCGACGACGCGGCACCGGAACCGGCCGGGACCACCCGTCTCGACCTCGGATGCCTGCTGGAGCGGAGGAACCACGATCGGCCCGCCCTGGTGGCCACCTGGATCGTGCTGGTGGAGGAGGCATGA
- a CDS encoding PaaI family thioesterase yields the protein MTEIRAPEGYVPIGQEDTFLGHVGGITWKRRADRTDTCLLLAPHHLNPNGTAHGGFLLTLLDITLGATVESFLGVAADRHPVTLQLSCSMLAPARGGELLFGEAAVDRATRTVTFVSARLHSRGQTVLTASAVFRNPPSSTVAERS from the coding sequence ATGACCGAGATCCGGGCCCCCGAGGGCTATGTCCCGATCGGCCAGGAGGACACGTTCCTCGGTCATGTCGGCGGTATCACCTGGAAACGCAGAGCCGACCGGACCGACACCTGCCTGCTGCTGGCCCCCCACCACCTGAACCCCAACGGCACCGCGCACGGCGGGTTCCTGCTGACCCTGCTCGACATCACCCTCGGCGCAACCGTCGAATCGTTCCTCGGCGTGGCCGCCGATCGCCACCCGGTCACACTTCAGCTTTCGTGCTCGATGCTCGCGCCGGCTCGCGGGGGCGAGCTGTTGTTCGGCGAGGCCGCGGTCGATCGCGCGACCCGGACGGTGACCTTCGTGTCGGCGCGCCTGCACAGCCGGGGGCAGACCGTCCTCACCGCTAGTGCGGTGTTCCGGAACCCACCCTCGTCAACCGTCGCGGAGCGCAGCTGA
- the nirB gene encoding nitrite reductase large subunit NirB, whose product MVDLLPDDGRQHLVVIGNGMAGARAVEEILERGGAERFRITMFGDEPYGNYNRIMLSHVLAGEDAEEIYLNPLGWYADNDITLYAGVRVVRIDRFSRKVFANDGTILGYDKLIIATGSRTFFPPMDGMWVDDKTLTPGVFGFRTLDDTNAMLEYAQEHRRAVVIGGGLLGLEAAYGLQQHGLEVHVVQSGPVLMNQQLDEEAGAILRRVVERLGITVHLGKRTTAVRSAGTVSGVLFGDGSSIDCDMVVLTAGIRPNVGLGVVSGLTVERAIVTDDQMRAVDDPDIYAVGECAQHRGEVYGLVAPLWEQATVLADHITGADPKAAYHGSRIATKLKVAGVDLASMGLKHPEKEDDEFVRFSEPRRGVYKSVVIRDGKLVGATLLGDVGKVAFLTQSFDRGLPLPEERVELLFELAGPSGEQGAAEMDDSVQVCNCNGVSKGDLVACVRNGTRSVSGVMAATRAGKGCGACKGLVCDIVDWATGGDVEVDVSAGWYVPSIPMDKPTLMAACRERGLRSVSAVFSELAPDGEDAGSKMALASLLKVLWNDEYVDERDARFINDRVHANIQRDGTFSVVPQIKGGVTNAEQLRRIADVADKYAIPMIKITGGQRIDLLGVRKEDLPGVWADLDMPSGYAYGKSFRTVKTCVGTDFCRFGLGDSTGLGRDMEQRYQGLDSPAKMKLAVAGCPRNCSEALVKDVGVVAVGEDRWEVYVGGAAGASVRKGDLLATVTGRDTALRLCGTFMQYYRENARWLERTYDFVPRVGLDELKALLVDDRDGIVAGLDERMQVATDAYRDPWREGREPVTSGQFANSLPLVPLPRVPVRNGSVASNGGLPAAAAPFASGAGTADRTESGA is encoded by the coding sequence ATGGTGGACCTGCTCCCGGACGACGGGCGCCAGCACCTGGTCGTGATCGGCAACGGCATGGCAGGTGCCCGCGCGGTGGAGGAGATCCTCGAGCGCGGCGGCGCCGAGCGGTTCCGGATCACGATGTTCGGTGACGAGCCGTACGGCAACTACAACAGGATCATGCTCAGCCACGTCCTCGCAGGCGAGGACGCCGAGGAGATCTACCTCAACCCGTTGGGCTGGTACGCCGACAACGACATCACGCTGTACGCGGGCGTGCGGGTCGTGCGGATCGACCGCTTCTCCCGCAAGGTCTTCGCGAACGACGGCACGATCCTCGGCTACGACAAGCTGATCATCGCGACCGGGAGCCGCACGTTCTTCCCACCGATGGACGGCATGTGGGTCGACGACAAGACGCTCACGCCGGGCGTCTTCGGCTTCCGCACCCTCGACGACACCAACGCGATGCTGGAGTACGCGCAGGAGCACCGGCGGGCGGTCGTGATCGGGGGTGGGCTCCTCGGGTTGGAGGCGGCGTACGGGTTGCAGCAGCACGGGCTCGAGGTGCACGTCGTGCAGTCCGGGCCGGTGCTGATGAACCAGCAGCTCGACGAGGAGGCCGGCGCGATCCTGCGCCGGGTGGTCGAGCGGCTGGGCATCACGGTGCACCTCGGCAAGCGGACCACCGCGGTGCGCAGCGCCGGCACGGTCAGCGGGGTCCTGTTCGGCGACGGCTCGTCGATCGACTGCGACATGGTCGTGCTCACCGCGGGCATCCGGCCCAACGTGGGCCTGGGCGTCGTCTCCGGCCTCACCGTGGAACGGGCGATCGTCACCGACGACCAGATGCGGGCGGTCGACGACCCCGACATCTACGCGGTCGGGGAGTGCGCGCAGCACCGCGGCGAGGTGTACGGGCTGGTCGCGCCGCTGTGGGAACAGGCCACCGTGCTCGCCGACCACATCACCGGCGCCGACCCGAAGGCGGCCTACCACGGCTCGCGGATCGCCACGAAGCTCAAGGTCGCCGGCGTCGACCTGGCATCGATGGGTCTCAAGCACCCGGAAAAGGAGGACGACGAGTTCGTCCGGTTCTCCGAGCCACGCCGCGGCGTCTACAAGTCGGTGGTGATCCGCGACGGCAAGCTGGTTGGTGCCACCCTGCTCGGCGACGTCGGGAAGGTCGCGTTCCTCACCCAGAGCTTCGACCGCGGCCTTCCCCTCCCCGAGGAACGGGTGGAGCTGCTCTTCGAGCTTGCCGGACCCTCCGGCGAGCAGGGCGCGGCCGAGATGGACGACTCGGTGCAGGTCTGCAACTGCAACGGCGTCTCGAAGGGCGACCTCGTCGCGTGCGTCCGGAACGGGACGAGGAGCGTCAGCGGCGTCATGGCCGCGACCAGGGCCGGCAAGGGCTGCGGGGCGTGCAAGGGCCTTGTCTGCGACATCGTCGACTGGGCGACGGGCGGGGATGTCGAGGTCGATGTGAGCGCAGGCTGGTACGTCCCGTCGATCCCGATGGACAAACCGACCCTGATGGCCGCGTGCCGTGAGCGTGGGCTCAGGTCGGTGTCGGCGGTGTTCTCCGAGCTCGCGCCGGACGGGGAGGACGCGGGGTCGAAGATGGCGCTCGCGTCGCTGCTCAAGGTGCTGTGGAACGACGAGTACGTCGACGAGCGCGATGCCCGGTTCATCAACGACCGGGTGCACGCCAACATCCAGCGGGACGGCACGTTCTCGGTGGTGCCGCAGATCAAGGGCGGCGTCACGAACGCCGAGCAGCTGCGGCGGATCGCCGACGTCGCGGACAAGTACGCGATCCCGATGATCAAGATCACCGGGGGACAGCGGATCGACCTGCTCGGGGTGCGCAAGGAGGACCTCCCCGGGGTCTGGGCCGATCTGGACATGCCCTCGGGCTACGCCTACGGCAAGTCGTTCCGCACGGTGAAGACCTGCGTGGGCACCGACTTCTGCCGGTTCGGGCTCGGCGATTCCACCGGGCTCGGGCGCGACATGGAGCAGCGCTACCAGGGCCTCGACAGCCCGGCGAAGATGAAGCTCGCCGTCGCGGGGTGCCCCCGGAACTGCTCGGAGGCGTTGGTGAAGGACGTCGGGGTGGTGGCGGTCGGCGAAGACCGGTGGGAGGTGTACGTGGGCGGGGCGGCGGGGGCGTCGGTCCGGAAGGGTGACCTGCTCGCCACGGTGACCGGGCGCGACACCGCGCTGCGGCTGTGCGGGACGTTCATGCAGTACTACCGGGAGAACGCGCGCTGGTTGGAACGGACCTACGACTTCGTGCCGCGCGTGGGGCTCGACGAGCTCAAGGCGCTGCTCGTCGACGACCGCGACGGCATCGTCGCCGGGCTCGACGAGCGGATGCAGGTGGCGACCGACGCCTACCGCGATCCGTGGCGGGAGGGCCGCGAGCCCGTCACGTCCGGCCAATTCGCCAACTCGCTGCCGCTGGTCCCACTACCCCGGGTACCGGTGCGGAACGGGAGCGTCGCCTCGAACGGCGGTCTGCCCGCGGCGGCCGCGCCCTTCGCGAGCGGCGCCGGAACGGCTGATCGGACGGAGTCGGGGGCATGA
- a CDS encoding molybdopterin oxidoreductase family protein, which produces MSAGPIATHCPYCSLQCGIDLARRDDGAIELTGRDHPVNRGGLCIKGVTAAELLDHPERLTAPLVRDRRGGPLRVASWDEALDRVAAGIRDAQARYGADAVGAFGGGGLTNEKAYQLGKFVRVALGSSQIDYNGRFCMSSAVAAGTRAFGMDRGLPFPFEDIPLAEVVMLVGSNPADTMPPAMRFFAEGRERGARHIVVDPRRTATAELAQLHLQPVPNTDLSLAGGMLHIAIRDGLVDEAYVASRTSGFGDVRRTVRAYWPDRVERTTGVSVAEMTEAVHALAGARSAMILTARGAEQHADGTDTVQAWINLALALGLPGRGPGSGWGTITGQGNGQGGREHGQKADQLPGYRRLADPADRAHVAAVWGIDPDELPGPGVSAYEMLDRLGTEGGVRVLLLAASNPVVSAPNARHVVERLDALDLLVVTDFFLSESAERADVVLPTTQWAEEDGTLTNPEGRVLLRRKAVDPPPGVRTDLEILHALADRLGRGELFPTDPADVYAELRRASAGGTADYAGISYERLAAGEQLFWPCPDESHPGTPRMFLDTFPTPDGRARFVAVRPRAAADRPDEEYPYLLTTGRSRSHYQSGNQTRRSPTLQAAVPEAYAELHPELAGALGVADGELVRLRTPRGSAVLRARCTPGIRRDTVFVPFHWAGESRVNVLVSDALDPISRMPEFKTCPVAVEPATTSDDRLEQQSTANLPA; this is translated from the coding sequence GTGAGTGCCGGGCCGATCGCGACGCACTGCCCGTACTGCTCGTTGCAGTGTGGGATCGATCTGGCCCGTCGGGACGACGGTGCGATCGAGCTGACCGGCCGGGATCATCCGGTGAACCGGGGCGGGTTGTGCATCAAGGGCGTCACAGCAGCCGAGTTGCTGGACCACCCGGAGCGGCTGACCGCCCCGCTCGTCCGAGATCGGCGCGGTGGGCCGCTGCGGGTGGCGAGCTGGGACGAGGCGCTGGACCGCGTCGCGGCCGGGATTCGGGACGCGCAGGCCCGCTACGGCGCGGATGCGGTGGGGGCCTTCGGTGGTGGTGGGCTCACCAACGAGAAGGCTTATCAGCTCGGGAAGTTCGTGCGGGTCGCGCTGGGCAGCTCGCAGATCGACTACAACGGCCGGTTCTGCATGTCGTCGGCGGTCGCGGCCGGGACGCGGGCGTTCGGGATGGACCGGGGGCTGCCGTTTCCGTTCGAGGACATCCCGTTGGCCGAGGTTGTCATGCTGGTCGGAAGCAATCCGGCCGACACGATGCCGCCCGCGATGCGGTTCTTCGCGGAGGGGCGGGAGCGGGGTGCGCGGCACATCGTCGTCGACCCGCGGCGCACCGCGACCGCCGAGCTGGCGCAGCTGCACCTGCAGCCCGTGCCGAACACCGACCTCTCACTGGCCGGCGGGATGCTGCACATCGCGATCCGGGACGGGCTTGTCGACGAGGCATACGTCGCTAGCCGGACCAGCGGGTTCGGGGACGTTCGCCGCACTGTCCGCGCGTACTGGCCCGACCGCGTCGAGCGGACGACGGGTGTGTCCGTCGCGGAGATGACCGAGGCGGTCCATGCGCTTGCCGGTGCTCGTAGCGCGATGATCCTCACCGCCCGCGGTGCGGAGCAGCACGCGGACGGCACGGACACGGTGCAGGCGTGGATCAACCTGGCGCTGGCCCTCGGCCTGCCCGGACGGGGCCCCGGCTCCGGCTGGGGCACGATCACCGGGCAGGGCAACGGGCAGGGCGGGCGTGAACACGGGCAGAAGGCCGACCAGCTGCCCGGCTACCGGAGGCTGGCGGACCCGGCGGACCGGGCGCACGTCGCAGCGGTGTGGGGCATCGATCCCGACGAGCTGCCGGGCCCCGGCGTCTCCGCCTACGAGATGCTCGACCGGCTGGGCACCGAGGGCGGGGTCCGCGTCTTGCTGCTCGCCGCGTCGAACCCGGTGGTGTCGGCTCCGAACGCGCGCCATGTCGTCGAGCGGCTCGACGCGCTCGACCTGCTCGTCGTCACCGACTTCTTCCTCTCCGAGTCCGCTGAGCGTGCCGATGTCGTCCTGCCCACCACCCAGTGGGCGGAGGAGGACGGCACGCTGACCAACCCGGAGGGCCGGGTGCTGCTGCGCCGCAAGGCCGTCGACCCGCCGCCGGGGGTGCGCACCGACCTGGAGATCCTGCACGCGCTGGCCGACCGGCTCGGGCGAGGCGAGCTCTTCCCGACCGACCCTGCCGACGTCTACGCCGAGCTGCGCAGGGCGAGCGCGGGCGGCACCGCCGACTACGCCGGGATCAGCTACGAGCGCCTGGCCGCGGGCGAGCAGCTGTTCTGGCCGTGCCCGGACGAGTCGCATCCCGGAACGCCACGGATGTTCCTCGACACGTTCCCGACGCCGGACGGGCGGGCCCGCTTCGTCGCGGTGCGACCGCGAGCCGCGGCAGATCGCCCCGACGAGGAGTATCCGTACCTGCTGACCACCGGCCGGTCCCGCTCGCACTACCAGTCCGGCAACCAGACCCGCCGCAGCCCGACGCTGCAGGCGGCAGTGCCCGAGGCCTACGCCGAGCTGCACCCGGAGCTCGCCGGCGCGCTCGGCGTCGCCGACGGCGAGCTCGTGCGGCTGCGCACCCCGCGCGGCAGCGCCGTGCTCCGGGCTCGGTGCACCCCCGGCATCCGGCGCGACACGGTGTTCGTGCCGTTCCACTGGGCCGGTGAGTCGCGAGTGAACGTGCTGGTCAGCGACGCTCTCGACCCGATCTCGCGGATGCCCGAGTTCAAGACGTGCCCGGTGGCCGTCGAACCGGCTACCACGTCGGACGACCGCCTTGAACAACAGAGCACCGCCAACCTTCCCGCCTGA
- a CDS encoding SDR family NAD(P)-dependent oxidoreductase gives MAKELAGTVAVVTGASSGIGAATARRLARDGASVALVARRGDRLAEVAREIAEEGGAAQPVVADITSRVGADSAVEQAVSAFGRLDTVVNNAGVMLVGPFADAPEGEWERMIDVNVLGLLYMAKAALPHLIKAAAGEPRRTADLVNISSSAGRVARAGTAVYNLTKFGVNGFSEALRQEMRPLRVRVSVIEPGNVDTELTSHTRDELRAGVEAQVRSIEKLQPEDIADSVAYVVTSNRRVAVNEVFVRAADQSW, from the coding sequence ATGGCGAAGGAACTCGCAGGCACGGTGGCAGTGGTCACCGGCGCGAGCAGCGGTATCGGCGCCGCGACCGCGCGTCGGCTCGCACGGGACGGCGCGTCGGTGGCCCTGGTCGCTCGGCGCGGCGACCGGCTCGCGGAGGTCGCCCGTGAGATTGCGGAAGAGGGCGGCGCGGCGCAGCCCGTGGTCGCGGACATCACGAGCAGGGTGGGCGCCGACTCCGCCGTGGAACAAGCGGTGTCCGCGTTCGGCCGGCTCGACACGGTCGTCAACAACGCGGGGGTCATGTTGGTCGGTCCGTTCGCCGATGCGCCGGAGGGCGAGTGGGAGCGAATGATCGATGTGAACGTGCTGGGACTGCTCTACATGGCCAAGGCCGCTCTCCCTCACCTGATCAAGGCCGCCGCGGGGGAGCCGCGGCGCACAGCGGATCTGGTGAACATCAGCTCGTCCGCCGGGCGGGTCGCCCGGGCAGGCACGGCGGTCTACAACCTGACGAAGTTCGGGGTCAACGGCTTCAGCGAAGCGCTCCGCCAGGAGATGCGGCCCCTGCGCGTGAGGGTCAGCGTCATCGAGCCCGGCAACGTCGACACCGAACTCACCTCGCACACTCGCGACGAGCTGCGTGCGGGCGTGGAGGCGCAGGTCCGGTCGATCGAGAAGCTGCAGCCCGAGGACATCGCCGATTCCGTCGCCTACGTGGTCACCAGCAACCGGAGGGTGGCCGTTAACGAGGTATTCGTCCGCGCTGCAGATCAGAGCTGGTGA